Genomic window (Leisingera methylohalidivorans DSM 14336):
GCTGTATGCCGGCAACCACTCCGGCCGCACTGTCGCGATCGATCTCGACAGCGGCGACCGGCTGTGGACCGCACGCGAAGGCGCCGCCGGCACCGCATGGCCTGCGGGCGGCAGCCTGTTCCAGGTCAGCGACCTCAACCAGCTGCTGCGCCTGGATGCGGGCAGCGGCGAAGTGATCTGGGCGGTTGATCTTCCGGGGTTCCTGAAAGACAAGCCGGGCAAGCGCGGCCGGATCCATGTGCATTACGGGCCGGTGCTGGCAGGCGGGCAGATTGTTGTCGCCTCCAATGACGGGCTTCTGCGCTTCTTCAACCCGCAGGATGGCGGCCTGATCCGAACCGCCGAGGTGCCGGGCGGCGCCACCACCGCACCGGTTGTTGCAGGGCGCACGCTTTACGTGGTTTCCTCCAAGGGTGAATTGCTGGCATACCGCTGAGCAGTGTTTCCGGGTGGCGGATACCGCCCGGATGCGTTATGAGCCGCGTCTGAATCGCAGAAAGCTGGTCTGATGTCCTTTACCCTCGCCATCGTGGGCCGCCCCAATGTGGGCAAGTCCACCCTGTTCAACCGCCTTGTGGGCAAAAAACTGGCCCTGGTCGATGACCAGCCGGGCGTCACGCGCGATTTGCGCGAAGGCGAGGCGCGTTTGGGCGATTTGCGGTTCACGGTGATTGATACCGCGGGTCTGGAAGATGCCACCGACAACTCGCTGGAGGGCCGCATGCGGCGCCTGACCGAGCGGGCGGTGGATATGGCCGATATCTGCATGTTCATGATCGACGCGCGCACCGGTGTGACGCCGACCGATGAATTGTTTGCCGACATTCTGCGCCGCAAATCCGCCCATGTGATCCTGGTCGCCAACAAGGCCGAAGGCAACGCCGCCGAAGCCGGTGTGCTGGAGGCCTATAGCCTGGGTCTGGGCGAGCCCCTGCGCTTGTCCGGAGAGCATGGCGAGGGAATGCCGGATCTTTATTCGGTCCTGATGCCGCTGGCGGAGAAGTTTGAATCCGAAGCTGTGGATCATTCGCCGGTCACAGATGTGGTGCTGGACGAGGAGATCGGCGAGGACGAGGTCGAGAGCATCCCAGAGCCGACCGATGCCAAGCCGCTGCAGGTTGCTGTTGTGGGCCGTCCCAACGCGGGCAAGTCGACGCTGATCAACAAGATCCTGGGTGAGGACCGGCTGCTGACCGGACCTGAGGCAGGGATCACCCGCGACGCGATCTCGCTGCGGATGAATTGGAATGGCGTGCCGATGCGGGTGTTTGACACTGCAGGCATGCGCAAGAAGGCCAAGGTGCAGGAAAAGCTGGAAAAGCTGTCCGTTTCCGATGGCCTGCGCGCGGTGAAATTCGCCGAGGTTGTGGTGGTGCTGCTGGATGCGGATATCCCGTTTGAGCAGCAGGACCTGCGGATTGCCGACCTGGCCGAACGCGAAGGCCGGTCGGTTGTTGTCGCGGTAAACAAATGGGACATCGAAGACAACAAGCAGGAAAAGCTGCGCGATTTGAAGGAAGCCTTCGGCCGCCTGCTGCCGCAGCTGCGCGGCGCGCCTCTGGTGACGGTTTCGGCCAAAACCGGCAAAGGGCTGGACCGGCTGCATGACGCGATCATGCGGGCCTATCGTGTGTGGAACCGCCGGGTGCCGACCGCGGCGCTGAACCGCTGGCTGGTTGGCATGTTGGAGCAGCACCCGCCGCCAGCGCCCCAGGGCAAGCGGATCAAGCTGCGTTACATGACCCAGGCCAAAAGCCGCCCGCCGGGGTTTGTGGTGATGTGCTCGCATCCCGATAAACTGCCGGAAAGCTATACCCGGT
Coding sequences:
- the der gene encoding ribosome biogenesis GTPase Der, whose amino-acid sequence is MSFTLAIVGRPNVGKSTLFNRLVGKKLALVDDQPGVTRDLREGEARLGDLRFTVIDTAGLEDATDNSLEGRMRRLTERAVDMADICMFMIDARTGVTPTDELFADILRRKSAHVILVANKAEGNAAEAGVLEAYSLGLGEPLRLSGEHGEGMPDLYSVLMPLAEKFESEAVDHSPVTDVVLDEEIGEDEVESIPEPTDAKPLQVAVVGRPNAGKSTLINKILGEDRLLTGPEAGITRDAISLRMNWNGVPMRVFDTAGMRKKAKVQEKLEKLSVSDGLRAVKFAEVVVVLLDADIPFEQQDLRIADLAEREGRSVVVAVNKWDIEDNKQEKLRDLKEAFGRLLPQLRGAPLVTVSAKTGKGLDRLHDAIMRAYRVWNRRVPTAALNRWLVGMLEQHPPPAPQGKRIKLRYMTQAKSRPPGFVVMCSHPDKLPESYTRYLVNGLREDFDMPGTPIRLYMRGQGDKNPYKGKRAKNAGALAKHLNKRGG